In Micromonospora sp. WMMA1363, a genomic segment contains:
- a CDS encoding MerR family transcriptional regulator, with amino-acid sequence MRISELSKQSGLSVPTIKFYLREGLLQPGVRTGRNQAEYAEEHLARLRFIQVLTGPGRLGISDVREVLAAIDSRGWPLHGLCTVINVTVTSMPTVVGEDEVRREVDEYVDRLGWQVDTDAAERQTLAQVLVMLRGLGWSDGVEVFDAYASAARELGASEAGELPAEPPDVEARMRLTARLVLLDVALTALRRMALTHHVGSRHRSESQVP; translated from the coding sequence ATGCGCATTTCGGAGCTCAGCAAGCAGAGCGGTCTGTCGGTCCCGACAATCAAGTTCTACCTGCGTGAGGGGCTGCTCCAGCCGGGCGTTCGAACAGGTCGCAACCAGGCGGAGTACGCCGAGGAGCACCTTGCCCGGCTGCGGTTCATCCAGGTGCTCACTGGACCAGGGCGGCTCGGGATCTCGGATGTGCGCGAGGTCCTGGCCGCGATCGACTCGCGGGGATGGCCGCTGCATGGGCTATGCACTGTGATCAATGTCACGGTGACGTCGATGCCCACTGTGGTCGGTGAGGACGAGGTGCGCCGGGAGGTCGACGAGTACGTCGACCGGCTCGGCTGGCAGGTGGACACCGACGCGGCGGAGCGGCAGACCCTGGCCCAGGTGCTGGTCATGCTGCGTGGGCTGGGCTGGTCGGACGGGGTTGAGGTGTTCGACGCCTACGCGTCGGCCGCGCGCGAACTGGGCGCGTCCGAGGCCGGGGAACTGCCGGCCGAGCCGCCCGACGTGGAGGCGCGCATGCGTCTGACAGCACGGTTGGTGCTGCTGGATGTGGCGCTCACCGCGCTGCGCCGGATGGCGCTGACCCATCATGTCGGTAGCCGCCATCGCTCGGAGTCGCAAGTTCCATAG
- a CDS encoding helix-turn-helix transcriptional regulator, which translates to MHDNLGEQLTIDDMARAAFFSKFHFSRIFQRATGISPGRFLSALRLQRAKQLLVSTSLNVADVSLRVGYASVGTFSSRFTRSVGLSPTTYRRLGGYTSHVPVADTHSVTSRPTGSLRGRVVPASNVLVDRVFVGVFPDRIPEGRPVQCCVLNEPGEFVLDRVPVGVWHVLAHSVGPDLLGQPSAEVGAVGSSGPILIRRDGVVELQLSLQPMRILDPPVLLVLEDVRRSAMQRTETRHGPAAADRDVREPVGAGLR; encoded by the coding sequence ATGCATGACAATCTCGGGGAGCAACTGACCATCGATGACATGGCTCGGGCAGCATTCTTCAGCAAGTTCCACTTCTCGAGGATCTTCCAGCGAGCCACGGGGATCTCGCCCGGACGGTTCCTCTCCGCACTGCGGCTCCAGCGGGCCAAGCAGTTGTTGGTGTCCACCTCGCTGAACGTCGCGGACGTCAGCCTGCGGGTCGGCTACGCCAGCGTCGGCACGTTCAGTTCACGATTCACCCGCAGCGTCGGGCTCTCCCCGACCACGTACCGGCGCCTGGGCGGTTACACCTCCCACGTCCCGGTGGCCGACACGCACTCGGTGACCAGCCGGCCAACCGGCAGCCTGCGGGGCCGGGTGGTGCCGGCGTCGAATGTCCTGGTCGACCGCGTGTTCGTCGGCGTCTTTCCCGACCGCATTCCGGAGGGCCGACCGGTGCAGTGCTGCGTCCTCAACGAGCCGGGCGAGTTCGTGCTGGACCGGGTGCCCGTCGGAGTGTGGCACGTGCTGGCGCACTCGGTGGGACCGGACCTACTCGGTCAGCCCTCGGCGGAGGTCGGCGCCGTGGGTAGCAGCGGGCCGATTTTGATCAGACGGGACGGCGTGGTGGAGCTGCAGCTGTCCCTGCAACCGATGCGGATTCTGGATCCGCCGGTCCTGCTCGTGCTCGAGGACGTGCGCCGCTCGGCGATGCAGCGGACGGAGACGCGACACGGTCCCGCCGCGGCCGACCGGGACGTGCGGGAGCCGGTAGGCGCGGGGCTGCGCTGA
- a CDS encoding cytochrome P450, which produces MTLVAAGRRYPGPTGAALLRSLWQLGRDRLGLMTSAARYGDAVRLGVGPRALYFFNHPDHAKHVLADNSQNYVKGLGLVHARRALGDGLLTSEGELWRKQRRVIQPVFQAKRIAGQAGAVAEEADRLLTRLRGRRGDGPVNLTDEFTALTLGVLGRTLLDADLDAFTTVGEAFEEMQNQAMFEMASMSVLPMWVPLPQQLRFRRARRELERIVERLVADRTTRGDVAEADDALSRLIASTGDEADSRVARQRMRDELVTLLLAGHETTASTLGWTFHLVDRNPWVRRRLREEAVEVLGDRLPEYADLGRLTYTKMVVSEAMRLYPPVWMLSRRARDVDVVDGYPVPAGADVLICPYTLHRHPAFWPEPERFDPGRFDPEVTTARPRYAYVPFGAGPRFCVGNHLGLMEAVFVVAMVSREFELVASAGQQVIAEPMLSLRVRDGLSMTVRTIS; this is translated from the coding sequence ATGACGCTGGTGGCGGCCGGCCGGAGGTATCCCGGTCCGACCGGTGCTGCCCTGCTCCGTTCGCTGTGGCAGCTTGGTCGGGACCGGCTCGGCCTGATGACCTCCGCCGCCCGCTACGGCGACGCCGTCCGGCTCGGGGTCGGGCCCCGAGCGCTGTACTTCTTCAACCATCCCGACCACGCCAAGCACGTGCTGGCCGACAACAGCCAGAACTACGTCAAGGGGCTGGGCCTGGTACACGCCCGGCGGGCGCTCGGCGACGGCCTGCTGACCAGCGAGGGTGAGCTGTGGCGCAAGCAGCGGCGGGTGATCCAGCCGGTGTTCCAGGCCAAGCGGATCGCCGGCCAGGCCGGCGCGGTGGCGGAAGAGGCTGACCGGCTTCTCACCCGGCTGCGCGGGCGCCGAGGCGACGGCCCGGTGAACCTGACCGACGAGTTCACCGCGCTGACCCTCGGTGTCCTCGGCCGGACGCTGCTCGACGCCGACCTCGACGCCTTCACCACCGTCGGGGAGGCATTCGAAGAGATGCAGAACCAGGCCATGTTCGAGATGGCCTCGATGAGCGTGCTGCCGATGTGGGTGCCGCTGCCGCAGCAGCTGCGGTTCCGGCGGGCCCGCCGGGAACTGGAGCGGATCGTCGAGCGGCTGGTGGCCGACCGGACCACCCGTGGCGACGTGGCGGAGGCCGACGACGCGCTGTCCCGGTTGATCGCCTCCACCGGGGACGAGGCGGACTCCCGGGTGGCCCGTCAGCGGATGCGCGACGAGCTGGTGACGCTGTTGCTGGCCGGGCACGAGACCACGGCGAGCACGCTCGGGTGGACCTTCCATCTGGTCGACCGGAACCCCTGGGTGCGGCGCCGGCTGCGCGAGGAGGCTGTGGAGGTGCTCGGTGACCGGCTGCCCGAGTACGCCGACCTGGGGCGGCTCACGTACACGAAGATGGTGGTCAGCGAGGCCATGCGCCTGTACCCGCCGGTGTGGATGCTGTCCCGCCGGGCGCGCGACGTCGACGTGGTGGACGGGTATCCGGTGCCCGCCGGAGCGGATGTGCTGATCTGCCCGTACACCCTGCACCGGCACCCGGCGTTCTGGCCCGAGCCGGAGCGGTTCGACCCGGGGCGGTTCGACCCGGAGGTGACCACGGCCCGGCCCCGGTACGCCTACGTCCCGTTCGGCGCCGGGCCGCGGTTCTGCGTCGGCAACCACTTGGGCCTGATGGAAGCGGTGTTCGTGGTGGCGATGGTGTCGCGCGAGTTCGAGCTCGTGGCGTCGGCCGGCCAACAGGTGATCGCCGAGCCGATGCTGTCGTTGCGGGTCCGTGACGGTCTGTCGATGACGGTACGGACGATCAGCTGA
- a CDS encoding flavin reductase family protein: MSIDHLASVTTTDPDALRGAFGTFATGVTVMSVGGSLPHGMTANSFTSVSLDPPLVLVCVDRGAVMHDRLLAVGVFGVSVLAEGQEPVARHFADRRRPLGAAQFEAVKWTPGRVTGAPLIDGALTRFECAVWQVYDGGDHSIFTGRLLSVERRGEDDPVVFFRGRFRRVAAERSGVAERSGVAT, from the coding sequence ATGAGCATTGATCATCTGGCGTCCGTCACGACGACTGACCCGGATGCGCTGCGCGGGGCATTCGGGACGTTCGCGACCGGGGTGACGGTGATGTCGGTCGGTGGCTCGCTGCCCCACGGCATGACCGCCAACTCGTTCACCTCGGTCTCCCTGGATCCGCCGCTGGTGCTGGTCTGCGTGGATCGTGGGGCCGTGATGCACGACCGGCTTCTCGCCGTCGGGGTCTTCGGCGTCTCCGTGCTCGCCGAGGGCCAGGAGCCGGTGGCGAGGCACTTCGCCGACCGCCGGCGCCCGCTGGGCGCCGCGCAGTTCGAGGCGGTGAAGTGGACGCCGGGCCGGGTGACCGGGGCGCCGCTGATCGACGGGGCGTTGACCCGGTTCGAGTGTGCTGTCTGGCAGGTGTACGACGGGGGCGACCACAGCATCTTCACCGGCCGGCTGCTGTCGGTCGAGCGGCGTGGCGAGGACGACCCCGTGGTGTTCTTCCGTGGCCGGTTCCGTCGGGTGGCGGCCGAGCGGAGTGGGGTGGCCGAGCGGAGTGGGGTGGCGACATGA
- a CDS encoding acyl-CoA thioesterase — protein MQDYFEYRHTVGFEETNLVGNVYYVNYLRWQGRCREMFLFERAPEVLADVRDDLKLFTLKVDCEFFAEITAFDELSIRMRLVDLAQTQLEFSFDYVRLDPGGGTLVARGRQRVACMRGPNTRTQPTRVPEALVRALRPYRAPGGPQLAGTRRT, from the coding sequence GTGCAGGACTACTTCGAGTACCGGCACACCGTCGGGTTCGAGGAGACGAACCTGGTCGGCAACGTCTACTACGTCAACTACCTGCGCTGGCAGGGCCGCTGCCGGGAGATGTTCCTGTTCGAGCGCGCTCCGGAGGTGCTCGCCGACGTCCGCGACGACCTGAAGCTGTTCACCTTGAAGGTCGACTGCGAGTTCTTCGCTGAGATCACCGCCTTCGACGAGCTGTCGATCCGGATGCGGCTGGTCGACCTGGCACAGACCCAGCTGGAGTTCAGCTTCGACTACGTCCGGCTTGACCCGGGCGGCGGCACGCTCGTCGCTCGGGGCCGGCAGCGGGTGGCCTGCATGCGGGGACCGAACACCCGCACGCAGCCGACCCGCGTCCCGGAGGCGCTGGTGCGGGCGCTGCGCCCGTACCGCGCCCCGGGTGGGCCGCAGCTGGCGGGAACCAGGAGGACATGA
- a CDS encoding type I polyketide synthase — MSRIAIVGMANRYPDATSPGELWENAVAGRRAFRRLPDVRMRLDDYWDPDPAAPDRFYARTAAVIEGYEFDRIAYKIAGSTYRSTDLTHWLALDVAATALADAGFPMAEGLPRERTCVVVGNSLTGEFSRANQMRLRWPYVQRMVAAALKEQDWDDDQLATFLADFEARYKAPFPGIDEDTLAGGLSNTIAGRICNHFDLKGGGYTVDGACSSSLLSVATACKTLLDGEVDVAVAGGVDISIDPFEIIGFAKTGALARTEMRVYDRKSNGFWPGEGCGMIVLMRERDALEAGHRVYATVAGWGISSDGKGGITRPEVNGYQLALRRAYERAGFGIDTVGLFEGHGTGTAVGDATELRALSMARRSADPRAPKAAISSVKGMIGHTKAAAGVAGLIKAAMAVHHELLPPAIGCVDPHELLTADDAALRVLRQAEPWPAETPVRAGITAMGFGGINTHVVLDKREPKRRVRLDSRSRNLRRSVQDMELLVVDADSAGLLRERVQQLIEFVPQLAYAQLADLAATLHREQQDRPWRAALVVSSPEDAEHQLLRVREALDAGETRLLTADGRALCGHVVEEGRIGFLFPGQGSGRGTSGGALRRRFGRAEEVYERAALPTTGDMVATAVAQPRIVTGSMAGLRVLCDLGIGAQVAVGHSLGELSALHWAGAMDGETLLRVAAVRGRTMAEHSASGTMASLAAAPDPVAGLLAGQPVVVAGYNGPQQTVVAGPVDAVEAVSRAAREAGIGATRLSVSHAFHSPLVAPAAAAFGDRLAGERFGPLREPVVSTVTGEVLAPDTDIPALLHRQITDPVLFAQAVALAAKDIDLIVEVGPGRVLSGLAAAVTEVPAVALDTDDESLTSVLRVVAAAYVIGAADVHPGLFHGRLIRPVQLGQEFSFFASPCEAAPAVDVRAVPTAAGPPVATPPAASAESGESGLELLRRLAAERAELPLEMVRDDSRLLDDLHLSSITVGQVVNQAAQRLGIGAAETPTNFATATLRELAEAFGELHRTALPIDTEREPAVVGAAPWSRPFRLDLDPVPLPARGPAEENGHWRVYAAADDPLAEELRRGLERGQLGSGVLVCLPADCAEEHLDLARQGARAVLGGQLGDRFVLVQPGRGAAGLAKTLRLEAPQVRVTIVRTPAAGPAVERVLAEIAATQEFAEVHYDEQGRRLVPTLRAMPVRPARPVSPLGSDDVLLVTGGGKGITAECAIVIGRDTGARLAVLGRSDPAGDEELAANLRRMTEQGLTVHYARADVTDAEQVRAAVAEVTDALGPVTGVLHGAGRNEPTALASLDQAAVRRTFAPKIDGLRAVLNAVDADRLKALVTFGSIIGRSGLRGEAHYAMANDWLAELTAEFGRRHPECRALCLEWSVWSGTGMGERLSVVEALERDGVTPITLDQGVEIMRRLLVDAAAPTVVVISGRTQDIDTVRYNIPDLPLLRFVDRLPVHYPGVELVSETTLSPDIDRYLPDHLLDGNLLFPAVFGMEAMSQVATALTGRRSVPLIENVEFARPIVVPPDGSTTIRVAAVVTDDDTVQVSIRSAETGFAADHFRARLRFVDAPTPDGPPEQVGPGLPEVPLAPDRDLYGDILFQGDRFQRLRRYHRASARDVDADLAVRGDTDWFAGFLPAELILGDPGMRDALMHGNQVCVPHATLLPAGIERVHPGGAALAAAGEVRYCARERSRDGDTYIYDIAVRDGAGRVLERWDGLRLQAVRKRSDLRWVPTLLGPYLEREFGDLLGTPIAVTVEPDAPTDGGAGVAGRGRTARAAGRTLGRAVDVRYRPDGRPELDGERQVSAAHGAGLTLCVLGVGPLGCDVEPVVALPAPEWDGLLGPNRGLADLIAAETGEDLAVAATRVWTATECLQKVGLPQRSPLSLLSGGRDGRVLLASGDLRIATAPVTLRDHTEPVVFAVLTGKDG; from the coding sequence ATGAGCAGGATCGCCATCGTCGGGATGGCCAACCGCTATCCCGACGCCACCTCGCCCGGCGAGCTGTGGGAGAACGCCGTCGCCGGACGGCGCGCCTTCCGCCGCCTTCCGGACGTGCGGATGCGGCTCGACGACTACTGGGACCCTGATCCGGCCGCCCCGGACCGCTTCTACGCCCGGACCGCCGCCGTCATCGAGGGCTACGAGTTCGACCGGATCGCCTACAAGATCGCCGGCAGCACGTACCGGTCCACCGACCTCACCCACTGGCTGGCGCTGGACGTCGCCGCCACGGCCCTGGCCGACGCCGGCTTCCCGATGGCCGAGGGACTGCCCCGCGAGCGCACCTGCGTGGTGGTCGGCAACAGCCTCACCGGGGAGTTCTCCCGCGCCAACCAGATGCGGCTGCGGTGGCCGTACGTGCAGCGGATGGTGGCCGCCGCGCTCAAGGAACAGGACTGGGACGACGACCAACTGGCCACCTTCCTCGCCGACTTCGAGGCCCGCTACAAGGCGCCGTTCCCCGGCATCGACGAGGACACCCTGGCCGGTGGCCTGTCCAACACCATCGCCGGCCGGATCTGCAACCACTTCGATCTCAAGGGCGGCGGGTACACCGTCGACGGCGCCTGCTCGTCCTCGCTGCTCTCCGTCGCCACCGCGTGCAAGACGCTGCTCGACGGCGAGGTGGACGTCGCGGTGGCCGGGGGGGTGGACATTTCCATCGACCCCTTCGAGATCATCGGTTTCGCCAAGACCGGTGCGCTGGCCCGGACGGAGATGCGCGTCTACGACCGCAAGTCCAACGGCTTCTGGCCCGGCGAAGGCTGCGGGATGATCGTCCTGATGCGCGAGCGGGACGCCCTCGAGGCCGGGCACCGCGTGTACGCCACCGTCGCCGGCTGGGGTATCTCCTCGGACGGTAAGGGCGGCATCACCCGTCCCGAGGTCAACGGCTACCAGCTGGCGCTGCGTCGGGCGTACGAGCGGGCGGGCTTCGGGATCGACACCGTCGGACTGTTCGAGGGCCACGGCACCGGCACCGCCGTCGGGGACGCCACCGAGCTCAGGGCCCTCTCGATGGCCCGCCGGTCGGCCGACCCCCGGGCGCCGAAGGCCGCGATCAGCTCCGTGAAGGGCATGATCGGGCACACCAAGGCGGCGGCCGGGGTCGCGGGTCTGATCAAAGCCGCCATGGCGGTGCACCACGAGCTGCTTCCGCCGGCGATCGGCTGTGTCGACCCGCACGAGCTGCTCACCGCCGACGACGCCGCGTTGCGGGTGTTGCGGCAGGCGGAGCCGTGGCCGGCGGAAACCCCGGTGCGCGCCGGCATCACCGCGATGGGCTTCGGCGGCATCAACACCCACGTGGTGCTGGACAAGCGGGAGCCGAAGCGGCGTGTCCGGCTGGACAGCCGCAGCCGTAACCTGCGCCGCTCGGTGCAGGACATGGAGCTGCTGGTGGTCGACGCCGACTCGGCCGGCCTCCTGCGCGAGCGGGTACAGCAGCTGATCGAGTTCGTTCCCCAGCTCGCGTACGCCCAGCTCGCCGATCTGGCCGCCACCCTGCACCGGGAACAGCAGGACCGGCCCTGGCGGGCGGCGCTGGTCGTGTCCTCCCCGGAGGACGCGGAGCACCAGCTACTGCGCGTCCGGGAGGCGCTGGACGCCGGTGAGACCCGGCTCCTCACCGCCGACGGGCGCGCCCTGTGCGGGCACGTGGTGGAGGAGGGGCGCATTGGCTTCCTCTTCCCCGGCCAGGGCTCGGGTCGCGGAACCAGCGGCGGCGCGCTGCGCCGCCGGTTCGGCCGGGCCGAGGAGGTGTACGAGCGGGCTGCCCTGCCGACCACCGGCGACATGGTCGCCACCGCCGTCGCCCAGCCCCGTATCGTCACCGGATCCATGGCTGGCCTGCGGGTGCTGTGCGACCTCGGGATCGGCGCGCAGGTAGCCGTCGGGCACAGCCTCGGCGAGCTGTCCGCGCTGCACTGGGCGGGCGCGATGGACGGTGAGACCCTGCTGCGGGTCGCTGCGGTACGCGGCCGGACCATGGCCGAGCACAGCGCCTCCGGCACCATGGCCAGCCTGGCCGCCGCGCCAGACCCGGTGGCAGGCCTGCTGGCCGGGCAGCCGGTGGTTGTCGCCGGCTACAACGGCCCCCAGCAGACGGTCGTCGCCGGCCCGGTCGACGCCGTCGAGGCGGTGAGTCGGGCCGCCCGGGAGGCCGGGATCGGAGCCACCCGGCTGTCGGTGTCGCACGCGTTCCACTCTCCGCTGGTGGCCCCGGCGGCAGCGGCCTTCGGCGACCGGTTGGCCGGCGAGCGCTTCGGACCGCTCCGCGAACCGGTGGTCTCCACCGTCACCGGTGAGGTTCTCGCCCCGGACACCGACATCCCGGCGCTCCTGCACCGGCAGATCACCGACCCGGTGCTCTTCGCCCAAGCCGTGGCCCTCGCCGCCAAGGACATCGACCTGATCGTTGAGGTCGGGCCCGGGCGGGTGCTCAGTGGTCTGGCCGCCGCGGTGACCGAGGTGCCGGCCGTGGCGCTGGACACCGACGACGAGTCGCTGACCAGCGTGCTGCGGGTCGTCGCCGCCGCGTACGTCATCGGTGCCGCCGACGTCCACCCGGGTCTGTTCCACGGCCGGCTGATCCGGCCGGTGCAGCTCGGGCAGGAGTTCAGCTTCTTCGCCAGCCCCTGCGAGGCGGCTCCCGCCGTTGACGTCCGCGCGGTCCCGACCGCGGCGGGGCCACCGGTCGCCACGCCGCCCGCCGCTTCCGCCGAGAGCGGGGAATCCGGCCTGGAACTGCTCCGGCGGCTGGCCGCCGAACGTGCCGAACTGCCGCTGGAGATGGTGCGCGACGACAGTCGGCTCCTCGACGACCTGCACCTCAGCTCGATCACTGTCGGCCAGGTGGTCAACCAGGCCGCCCAGCGTCTCGGCATCGGGGCCGCCGAGACGCCGACGAACTTCGCCACCGCCACCCTGCGGGAGCTCGCGGAGGCGTTCGGCGAGTTACACCGGACCGCCCTTCCGATCGACACCGAGCGGGAGCCGGCGGTTGTCGGGGCAGCCCCCTGGTCCCGGCCGTTCCGGCTGGATCTGGACCCGGTCCCGCTGCCGGCCCGCGGGCCGGCCGAGGAGAACGGCCACTGGCGGGTGTACGCCGCGGCGGACGATCCGCTGGCCGAGGAGCTGCGGCGCGGCCTCGAACGCGGGCAACTCGGCTCCGGTGTGCTGGTCTGTCTGCCCGCCGACTGCGCCGAGGAGCATCTGGACCTCGCCCGCCAGGGCGCCCGGGCCGTCCTCGGCGGCCAGCTCGGCGACCGATTCGTTCTCGTCCAGCCGGGTCGGGGGGCGGCCGGCCTGGCCAAGACCCTCCGGCTGGAGGCGCCGCAGGTCCGGGTGACCATAGTGCGGACTCCGGCAGCCGGGCCGGCCGTCGAGCGGGTGCTGGCCGAGATCGCCGCGACCCAGGAGTTCGCCGAGGTCCACTATGACGAGCAGGGACGTCGGCTGGTGCCGACCCTGCGGGCCATGCCGGTGCGGCCGGCGCGGCCCGTGTCACCGTTGGGCTCGGACGACGTCCTGCTGGTCACCGGTGGGGGCAAGGGCATCACCGCCGAGTGCGCGATCGTGATCGGACGCGACACGGGGGCCCGGCTGGCCGTGCTGGGCCGCTCCGACCCGGCCGGCGACGAGGAGCTGGCGGCGAACCTGCGGCGGATGACCGAGCAGGGGCTCACCGTGCACTACGCCCGTGCCGACGTCACCGACGCCGAACAGGTCCGGGCGGCGGTGGCTGAGGTGACCGATGCGCTCGGCCCGGTCACCGGCGTGCTGCACGGCGCCGGTCGCAACGAGCCGACGGCGCTGGCCAGCCTCGACCAGGCGGCCGTGCGGCGGACGTTCGCGCCGAAGATCGACGGCCTGCGGGCGGTCCTGAACGCGGTCGACGCGGATCGGCTGAAGGCTCTCGTCACGTTCGGCAGCATCATCGGCCGCAGCGGACTGCGCGGCGAGGCGCACTACGCGATGGCCAACGACTGGCTCGCGGAGCTGACCGCGGAGTTCGGCCGCCGCCACCCAGAATGCCGCGCGCTCTGTCTCGAGTGGTCGGTCTGGTCCGGAACGGGAATGGGGGAGCGGCTGTCCGTCGTGGAGGCTCTGGAACGCGACGGTGTCACGCCGATCACCCTGGACCAGGGCGTGGAGATCATGCGGCGCTTGCTGGTGGACGCCGCCGCGCCGACGGTCGTGGTCATCAGCGGTCGCACGCAGGACATCGACACCGTTCGGTACAACATCCCCGACCTACCCCTGCTGCGCTTCGTCGACCGGCTGCCGGTTCACTATCCGGGCGTCGAACTGGTCTCCGAAACCACCCTCAGCCCGGACATCGACCGTTATCTGCCCGACCACCTGCTCGACGGCAACCTGCTGTTCCCTGCGGTCTTCGGGATGGAGGCGATGTCCCAGGTCGCGACCGCGCTGACCGGCCGGCGGTCGGTCCCGCTGATCGAGAACGTCGAGTTCGCCCGGCCGATCGTGGTGCCGCCCGACGGCAGCACCACGATCCGGGTGGCGGCGGTGGTGACCGACGACGACACGGTGCAGGTGAGCATCCGCAGCGCGGAGACCGGCTTCGCCGCCGACCACTTCCGTGCCCGCCTGCGCTTCGTCGACGCCCCGACGCCGGACGGTCCGCCCGAGCAGGTCGGGCCCGGCCTACCGGAGGTACCACTCGCCCCGGACCGCGACCTCTACGGCGACATCCTGTTCCAGGGTGACCGGTTCCAGCGGCTTCGCCGCTACCACCGGGCCTCCGCCCGGGACGTCGATGCGGACCTCGCGGTGCGCGGCGACACGGACTGGTTCGCCGGTTTCCTGCCGGCGGAGCTGATCCTCGGCGACCCTGGCATGCGGGACGCGCTGATGCACGGCAACCAGGTCTGCGTGCCGCACGCCACGCTGCTGCCCGCCGGCATCGAGCGGGTCCACCCGGGTGGGGCAGCCCTGGCGGCAGCGGGAGAGGTGCGCTACTGCGCCCGCGAACGCAGCCGCGACGGGGACACCTACATCTACGACATCGCCGTCCGGGACGGCGCCGGCCGGGTCCTGGAGCGCTGGGACGGGCTGCGGTTGCAGGCCGTCCGTAAGCGGAGCGACCTGCGCTGGGTGCCGACCCTGCTCGGACCGTACCTGGAACGGGAGTTCGGTGATCTGCTCGGCACCCCGATCGCGGTGACGGTCGAGCCCGACGCCCCCACCGACGGCGGCGCCGGTGTCGCCGGGCGGGGCCGCACCGCCCGGGCGGCCGGCCGGACGCTGGGCCGGGCGGTCGACGTCCGGTACCGGCCCGACGGGCGACCCGAGCTCGACGGCGAGCGGCAGGTGTCCGCCGCGCACGGCGCGGGGCTCACCCTGTGTGTGCTGGGCGTCGGCCCGCTCGGCTGTGACGTCGAGCCGGTGGTGGCGCTTCCGGCGCCCGAGTGGGACGGGCTGCTGGGCCCGAACCGTGGCCTGGCCGACCTGATCGCCGCCGAGACCGGCGAGGACCTCGCCGTCGCGGCGACCCGGGTCTGGACGGCGACCGAGTGCCTGCAGAAGGTGGGGTTGCCGCAGCGCTCCCCGCTGTCGCTGCTCTCCGGCGGCCGGGACGGACGGGTGCTGCTCGCCTCCGGGGACCTGCGGATCGCCACGGCGCCAGTGACCCTGCGTGACCACACCGAACCGGTGGTCTTCGCGGTGCTGACCGGGAAGGACGGCTGA
- a CDS encoding enediyne biosynthesis protein, protein MAATTPSGPRHDPKVIKALRNFAISITVFNIVGYTVLGFEQPWLWPFVALATGYTLEIVLETVGARAEGRTPRYLGNGLRGLVEFLYPAHITSLAVNMLIYVNDQILVLMFGVAVAIGAKWVLRAPLRGRMRHYMNPSNFGIAMILLLFPWASIAPPYHFTEHITGFWDWFVPAIIIVGGTMINGKLTGRMWLILGWTSFFVLQAVVRGMVLDTSIPGALAMMTGTAFVLFTNYMVTDPGTSPSPPAAQFAFGAGVAVVYGFLTGAGIAYGIFFATALVCASRGGFHWALHFVNQARERREAQAAPSLARTSAVPVVVAPESGKERVPA, encoded by the coding sequence ATGGCCGCGACCACGCCCTCTGGCCCCCGCCACGATCCCAAGGTTATCAAGGCGCTGCGCAACTTCGCGATCTCGATCACGGTGTTCAACATCGTCGGCTACACGGTGCTGGGCTTCGAGCAGCCATGGCTGTGGCCGTTCGTGGCGCTCGCCACCGGCTACACGCTGGAGATCGTCCTGGAGACGGTGGGCGCCCGGGCAGAGGGCCGCACCCCCCGCTACCTCGGCAACGGACTGCGTGGGCTCGTCGAGTTCCTCTATCCGGCCCACATCACCAGCCTCGCGGTGAACATGCTGATCTACGTCAACGACCAGATCCTGGTGCTGATGTTCGGCGTGGCCGTGGCGATCGGCGCGAAGTGGGTGCTGCGCGCACCGCTCAGGGGCCGGATGCGGCACTACATGAACCCGTCGAACTTCGGCATCGCGATGATCCTGCTGCTCTTTCCGTGGGCCAGCATCGCCCCGCCGTACCACTTCACCGAGCACATCACCGGCTTCTGGGACTGGTTCGTCCCGGCGATCATCATCGTCGGCGGCACCATGATCAACGGGAAGCTGACCGGCCGGATGTGGCTCATCCTCGGCTGGACGTCGTTCTTCGTGCTCCAGGCCGTCGTCCGCGGCATGGTCCTGGACACCTCGATCCCCGGCGCGTTGGCCATGATGACCGGCACCGCCTTCGTGCTGTTCACCAACTACATGGTCACCGACCCGGGGACCAGCCCGTCCCCGCCCGCCGCGCAGTTCGCCTTCGGCGCCGGCGTCGCGGTCGTCTACGGCTTCCTCACCGGCGCGGGCATCGCGTACGGGATCTTCTTCGCCACCGCCCTGGTCTGCGCCTCCCGCGGCGGCTTCCACTGGGCGCTGCACTTCGTCAACCAGGCCCGCGAGCGGCGCGAGGCCCAGGCGGCACCGTCGCTCGCCCGGACGTCGGCCGTTCCCGTGGTCGTCGCCCCCGAATCCGGCAAGGAGCGTGTGCCGGCATGA